Within Candidatus Acidiferrales bacterium, the genomic segment CGCCAAGATGCTTTGCCTTGTTTCCGGATCGTCCTGAACGGCGGGCGCTCGCTCCTGGAACTCTGCCTTGAGCTCGACTCTCGGGACCTCGAAGAGGCCGTCCTTCGCTGGCTTTCCGATAGGGCGTCGGATCTCGTGCATGGGGACACGGCCCTGAACACCTCTAGCGAGGCTTTGCGCTCCCCTGATCCTGATTCGGAAAAGTTCCAGACTTTAGGCGCAGGCAGTCGGAGAAATGGCTGCCAGAGCGGAGATCGAAACCGTGATGACAAAGCACCGGACGAAAACCTTGCTACTCATGGCAGCTCTCTTGGCGGCACCGTTGCCCGGGGCGCCTCAGAAGAATCCTGATTCTGGCTATGTGCCGCCCTACCACGATGCCCGCAAGGGTCTGCCAGCCTTGGCCAAAACGCTTGACCCGGAGTACTTTTCCCAACCTTTGGTTCGCTCAGCCTACCGGATCGCCAAACAGAAGCCCCGGTTGCTCGCCCAACTGCCGTGCTATTGTTACTGTGATCGTATCGGCCATGGCAGCCTGCTGGATTGCTATGCAAGCGACCATGGCGCCGCTTGCCTCATTTGCATCAAGGAAGCTTTCCTCGCTGACCAAATGAGTCGGAAAGGCGAAACCGTGGCGACGATTCGCAAGGCGATCATCCAAGGGGAGTGGAAAACGGTGGACTTGCGTTTCCGACGCTGATGGGACAATTCGCCAGCGAGAGTGGGGATTAGTCACTCTTACGAGGCCAGCTTTGGTCGATGCCTGTGAGGTTCGCTGCCTACAAGAAACAAACGTTCCAGAGAAGTCGCCGCGTGCGTGGGTTAGGCGATTATGAAAGATCACAGATAGCAGGCGACGATGGCGTCGCCCTGGGGATTGTTTAGCGGCCGCTCCGAACGACCGCAAGAGTGTCAATATGGAAAACGATCGCAGAGACTACGTTCCAGCCCTTGGGTATCGCTGGTTGACTCCACTCTATGACCCGCTGCTGCGCCTTACAACCCGTGAGACTAAGTTCAAGCGGGAACTACTGCGGCAGGCAAGAATAAGAAGCGGCCACAGGGTGCTCGACCTGGGTTGCGGGACAGGAACTTTGACCTCCCTGATCAATAGTACCTGTCCCGAGGCGGAAGTCATTGGTTTGGACGCAGACAAGCGGATTTTGGAAATCGCCCGGAGAAAGGCGGCCCGAGCTGGCGTCAGCCTAAGGCTCGACCATGGGATGGCCTACGCGCTCCCCTACACCGACAACAGCTTCGACCGCGTTCTTTCAAGTCTCCTGTTTCATCACCTCACACGCGAAGACAAACTGTCGGCTCTTCGGGAAGTGCTCCGTGTTCTGCGGCCGGGTGGAGAACTTCATATCGCCGACTGGGGCAAGCCACAGAACGGGCTTATGCGCCTGGCATTCTTGGGGGTGCAGCTGCTCGACAGCTTTCACACTACAGCGGACAACGTAAAAGGTCTGCTCCCGGAATTGTGCGCCGTAGCCGGCTTGCAGGACGTTGAGGAAACGGCGCGCTACGCTACTTTATTCGGAACACTATCACTGTATCGAGCCCGGTCTCGAACAGGCTGTCACTTCCAAAGCTAGGTTTGTTCATTCGCGGCAGGTACCATTGACAGCTTGGCAGGGCGCCTTCATGCTCGCCCGGTCGGCAAGCCTGTCCCCCGGCGTGGAGTGAGCCGCTGTGCCAAGGGACAATTCTGAGGGTGCGTTCCAGATTGGCATCCATGCCGCCGAGCAAGAACTCGCCAAGACAGAGCGGAGGGACTGGGAGCTCTGGTTCTTGACCCTGTTGCTTGGAAGCTGCGTTTCGGTCGGCCTCCTGGTTTTGATTTTCCCCACCGTGTTCTGGAAAAGAGAGATTCTTGTTGTGCCCCGGCAGTACGCCGTTCAACTCTTCTACGGCTTGCTCACGCTGGTCGTTCTATTTAACGTTTACGTGATCCGCCAGCATGGGCGCATGCGCGCCCTCCACCACCGCCTGGTTCAAGAGCAGATGGAGAGGCTGAGGAACCAGCAACTTTCCCTTCTTGACCCGCTCACGGAAGTGTACAACCGACGATATCTGGAGGTTTTCCTCGGTCAGGAAATCCAACGAGCCGAACGTTACGGCCAGACTTTTTCCCTCGTCATGCTTGATCTGGACGGATTTCGCGAGATCAATAATCAGCTCGGCCATCCGGTTGGGGATGAAGCCCTGCGGGCAACCGGCCGGCTGCTCAAGCAGGCCTGCCGAAAATCGGACGTGATCGTTCGCTACGGCGGAGACGAATTCTTGCTTGTTCTTCCGGAGACGGATGCCGACGGGGCCGCGGCACTGCTTAAGCGCCTGCGACAGGAATTCTCAAGCTTCAACCAAAACACCCATCTCGGCCTTCGACTTGCCTTTAGCGCGGGCGTCACCAGCAACGGCAAAGGCAAAGATTTGCAGGAATTGTTCGTCGAGGTCGATCAGAACTTGTACACCGACAAGCGCATGCGGCAGTGGCAAACAGAGGTATCCCCCGCAGGGTAGGGGCCAAGCCAACCTCACGGGTGGTTCGCCACCCATGCTGGTTGGCTGTTCCGCTGCCTCGCGCTTCTAGTGCCGTTCCAACTTATTGCACCTAGCCCAGCGGCGGAAGCCGCGGGCTGAACAGAGGGAACGACATGGCGCTCACGTTTGGCCCACGAGCTTCTGCCCGCGGGAACCATCTCGTAGATTCCATTAGGCCCAGTTAGTTGGAACGGCACTAGCTTTCTTGGGCCCGCCCGCAGGAAGTTGTACGATGCGGTTGCCCAGCCTCAGGAGGATCTTGATGCGGAAAGCTTTGTCACTGTTTGTTTCTGCTTTGCTGCTCTCACTGCCCGCGCAGGCAGAGAAAAAAAACAAGGATGCGGAGCGGCTGAAGAAATGCGGCGAGGTCCTGGAAGAGATCCTGGGCATCCCCGATAACATCCCGCAAGAGTTGCTCGACCGGGCCGAGTGTGTCGTCATCATGCCCTCGGTGAAGAAGTTGGCCGTTGGCTTTGGCGGGAGCTACGGCCGGGGCGCGATGTCGTGTCGCACGGGGGAAAAGTTCACCGGCCCCTGGAGCCCACCGGCTATGTACCGTCTGGAAGGCGGCAGCTTCGGGCTGCAACTGGGCGCTCAAGCGACCGACTTTATCCTGCTGGTGATGAACACGAAGGGGGCCGATTCCCTCCTGAAGACCAAAGTGAAGCTGGGCGGCGACGCTTCCGCGGCGGCTGGCCCCAAGGGACGCACCGCCACCGCAGCCACCGACGCTTACATGCGAGCGGAAATCCTCTCCTATTCTCGCAACCGGGGGCTGTTCGCCGGCGTGTCGCTGGAAGGTTCGACCCTGCGCC encodes:
- a CDS encoding CYCXC family (seleno)protein — protein: MAARAEIETVMTKHRTKTLLLMAALLAAPLPGAPQKNPDSGYVPPYHDARKGLPALAKTLDPEYFSQPLVRSAYRIAKQKPRLLAQLPCYCYCDRIGHGSLLDCYASDHGAACLICIKEAFLADQMSRKGETVATIRKAIIQGEWKTVDLRFRR
- a CDS encoding class I SAM-dependent methyltransferase; the protein is MENDRRDYVPALGYRWLTPLYDPLLRLTTRETKFKRELLRQARIRSGHRVLDLGCGTGTLTSLINSTCPEAEVIGLDADKRILEIARRKAARAGVSLRLDHGMAYALPYTDNSFDRVLSSLLFHHLTREDKLSALREVLRVLRPGGELHIADWGKPQNGLMRLAFLGVQLLDSFHTTADNVKGLLPELCAVAGLQDVEETARYATLFGTLSLYRARSRTGCHFQS
- a CDS encoding GGDEF domain-containing protein; its protein translation is MPRDNSEGAFQIGIHAAEQELAKTERRDWELWFLTLLLGSCVSVGLLVLIFPTVFWKREILVVPRQYAVQLFYGLLTLVVLFNVYVIRQHGRMRALHHRLVQEQMERLRNQQLSLLDPLTEVYNRRYLEVFLGQEIQRAERYGQTFSLVMLDLDGFREINNQLGHPVGDEALRATGRLLKQACRKSDVIVRYGGDEFLLVLPETDADGAAALLKRLRQEFSSFNQNTHLGLRLAFSAGVTSNGKGKDLQELFVEVDQNLYTDKRMRQWQTEVSPAG
- a CDS encoding lipid-binding SYLF domain-containing protein, with protein sequence MRKALSLFVSALLLSLPAQAEKKNKDAERLKKCGEVLEEILGIPDNIPQELLDRAECVVIMPSVKKLAVGFGGSYGRGAMSCRTGEKFTGPWSPPAMYRLEGGSFGLQLGAQATDFILLVMNTKGADSLLKTKVKLGGDASAAAGPKGRTATAATDAYMRAEILSYSRNRGLFAGVSLEGSTLRQDNGANEKIYGRKVTAKQIVRERAAGVPAAGQPMLSLLNKKSPKNLSD